The Coffea arabica cultivar ET-39 chromosome 1e, Coffea Arabica ET-39 HiFi, whole genome shotgun sequence genome has a window encoding:
- the LOC140008752 gene encoding uncharacterized protein, with product MSSQPEQLDRSATTAQPETASSGIQLTEMLTKFGEMAYEMAAQRKLNNELISSGVQPEPVPARQPEQGPFVLPSAHATVPPSFPLAPGETFTYPTIHLPYTYPPHPSFFLTHTRGPPPQITSNIPPEPHTFYHPAAEPFLPDSTVQAKPEMGGPSAPVDTKLLKRLDRFDEFMRKSQGLSKQGVLDYDELCLFPNVQLPEGFKTPKFSKYDGTGNPKTHLRLFANKLGRPTDDENLPLRLFPESLEGDALDWYSKLKPEEAKTWLDLSNAFVRQYEYNCELAPTRTTLEGTKRKPSEDHKTYAKRWRTIAAKAEPPMTEDEIIRTFIKAHDPPYFEEIFRMTGCSFAAIVNKLEEYDDFVKAGKIVNVSALKTQLDALQGQGTSEKNPQFKKKEGETAFTWNQNPIPRPKPRQYPTNSNPYPYYSNPYPVYHTNITHPRPRSNYANPPTTPFQISQPSFQQARPRPPYHQRFPPPNRPTYNYPRPIETYNQSRTRTFTNLGRPLDQMYEQLKVANKIGVIPPPTYLHGMPAGYNPHAICAYHSGVPGHSTVDCRALKHKVQDMIEAGEIVLRGKGGQGPSVSTNPFPKHEDTLEASTSSDEI from the coding sequence atgagttcacaaccggaacagttagataggtctgctactaccgctcaacccgagactgcaagttcggggattcagttgactgagatgcttaccaagtttggagagatggcgtatgagatggccgcccaaaggaagttgaataatgagctaattagcagcggagttcaacccgaacctgtacccgccCGACAGCCTGAGCAAGGGCCATTTGTCCTACCTTCGGCCCATGCCACTGTTCCTCCATCATTTCCTCTTGCACCCGgagaaactttcacctatcccaccatacatttgccatacacttaccctcctcatccttcattttttcttactcacacGCGAGGtccaccaccccaaatcacttcaaatataccacctgagccacataccttttatcacccggctgctgagccattcctaccagactCTACTGTTCAagccaagccagaaatggggggaccttccgctcccgttgatacaaagctgctcaaacgccttgaccgttttgatgaattcatgAGAAAGAGTCAGGGTTTGAGCAAacaaggagtgctggactaCGACGAGCTGTGTCTCTTTCCAAATGTTCAATTGCCTGAGGGATTCAAAACCCCGAAATTCAGCAAATATGATGgaacgggcaatcccaagacacacctccgattgttcgccaacaagttgggtaggccaacagatgatgaaaatctgcctttgaggctattcccagaaagtctggagggggatgcactcgactggtattccaagctgaaacccgaagaagcaaagacctggctggacttgtccaatgcttttgtaaggcaatatgagtataactgcgagctggctccgacacgaaccacgttggaaggaacaaaaagaaaaccatccgaggatcacaagacctatgccaagaggtggaggacaATAGCTGCCAAAGCcgagccaccgatgactgaggacgaaatcatacggactttcattaaggcacacgatcccccgtactttgaagaaattttccgcatgactggatgctcgtttgccgccattgtcaataaacttgaggagtacgatgacttcgtgaaagctgggaagatcgtcaatgtgtctgccctgaaaactcagttggatgctttgcaaggacaGGGGACTAGTGAGAAGAACCcgcaatttaaaaagaaagagggggaaactgccttCACCTGGAATCAAAACCCTATCCCAAGACCCaaacctcgacaataccctaccaactcaaacccttacccctactactcaaatccttatcctgtttaccacaccaatatcactcatcctcgacctcgctcaaattatgccaacccgcctacaacccctttccaaatatctcaaccaagctttcaacaagctcgtcctcggcctccttaccaccaaagatttcccccaccaaatagacccacctacaactatccccgacccattgaaacctacaatcaaagccgtacccgaaccttcaccaacttaggcaggcctttggaccaaatgtatgagcaattgaaggttgccaacaaaataggcgtgattccccctccaacttaccttcatggcatgcctgctgggtacaatccacatgctatttgtgcctatcattcgggggTACCCGGCCACTCAACCGTCGATTGCAGGgcacttaagcacaaagtccaagacatgatcgaggctggGGAAATAGTGCTAAGAGGAAAGGGTGGACAAGGACCAAGTGTAAGcacaaacccctttcccaaacATGAGGACACTTtagaggcatccacctccagtGACGAAATCTGA